From Arachis hypogaea cultivar Tifrunner chromosome 3, arahy.Tifrunner.gnm2.J5K5, whole genome shotgun sequence:
ATTTTGAACATAAACAACTGAAACTTGACAAGCAAgtatggatttttatttttttattttttttataaaaagagcTTATAACAAACACACAACTGAAACAAAGGGGAAACCAGAAACTCAGAAGAACTATTCAATCCCTTCACGTGTGTTAATTTTGTTCAAAGTATAAAATCTCCATTCCAAATCAATGGTGGAATAAGACTAATTACGGTAAAGTTAGATTGAAAGCATTTAGTTTGATGTTCTTCTCTGATAACCATAACTCTGTCGTATATAAACCAAAGATAACAAGCATGAACCTTTTTAGAGATATAATAGATACCTGTGGGTAAATCCTTTTTATCCTTACGATTCCTCCTGCTGCCATACCTCCCTTGTTGCGGCTCAGCATCTTTCACCGGATTATATTCCTCGCTGTTATTCAGAAATTGGGGCGGCCCTGCAACCTCCCATCAAGTTTACACAAACACCCAAACTTCAACAATACCGAACAAAATTGAAGATAATGACTTAACTATAGAAaaaatgtttattattatttaatttccaaAATTTCAGAAATAGAGAATTGTGGACGAAGCAAAAAGACTGGAACTTGGATGTGAATGTTTACTTCGGAGAATGCATCGAATGTAGAAGGAAGACCGTAAGCAGAGGAAGGTTGGGGGCGGTCGAAGATGGATCGGTTGCCCAATGATGGGTGGGACGCCGCTGAGGGTTTGACAGTGACGACATCGTGGTGGGCGGCGGCGTCGTCGTCGGAAGAAGAATCATGGAAGTGGGGGTGATCATCTTCTTCGGCAGAAGAGTAGCCTTGTATGAGAGACAAGCTCATTTTAAAGAAAGGTTGCAGCTTCTGAGCGTAAAAAAGAAAGGTAACGAAGCGGCGTCGTTTTTGTCTCCAGGGACTTATATGTCTTGTTACGAAAAGCTCCCTGCCACGTGGACTCCGTAACGGCCAGGTAAGCACCACCTCTGCCAGATCAGCGTTTTCCATCCAGCCCAAACGCCTGAATTAAAAGGAAGGATTGAAATATCCATATTTTTCGGGGGTGAGGGACTTGAAtgtattttccttttcttgaggacgaaaatgtccgcaaaaaaaggttagggacttatttgtcctttactctaaaaaaaattaaacagacCAGCTCATTTAACTCATTAGGCTGGTCATAAACAGTCCAGATTAAAAAGCCACGATCCATAAATAAAGTGAATCTACAcagatatatatgtatatatggtaGATGGAAAAGCATATCACATATATCAATTTCTCCAAATGAGAGTGTTAGTACAAATTCCAACTTATTGGAAAATTCGACTAGGATGTTTACCAACTCATATGTATTAAATTGAAAAGATCCAAGATGAAATCAGTTGATCATGCATAGTCAAAATGTCGACGATGTAAGGACTCGGCATGAGAAAACAAAACTCTGATTATATGGAGCATCAAGTGTGGAGAATGATCGGAGTTGAAGCTAAAGCAATTCCAAATTAACAGCACAATACAGAATATGAGAATTTCTTGGAGCTAGTAATAGATTGTGCAAGAGCGTCGAAGTCGAAAGATTTTTAATAGGTGGAAAACAGGCCGAAAAGTAGCTATTGTTTTTCTCATACAATAAGACTTTTGTTTGACCCTCAAGTTGAGTTGAGAACAGGGGTACGGATTTTAAGAAGCAAGCTGAAGAGAGAACGTGGGACTTGGAGACTAAGGTAAGAGAAGATGTGGGATAGCAAACTTGGATATCATGATTCTTCATGGTCAAGGCAAGGTCGTGGcttgagaaaaaagagaaagcttGATCGTGGGAAGAGAAAAATCTGCAAGCCTATACTCATAGTCTACAAATAGAAGAAGTTCAAAAGGGATGTGGGACTTCATAAACTCTTCATCATCACaccaaattttacaaaatttccaGTCACACTAACATAATAGAAGTCAATGAAGTGTAAGTGTATATGAGTGTCTGCAGTccacttttaatttcatttttatttcttttgtgttttcctttcttttattctttttattctttcttttttctgttaatttattttattttacttttctttttcttcctctctttaagtatttgctttcttttaaatttcaattatacTTTGCCATATAATTAAAGCTTTCATTTCTTTTACATACTTACTTTATTTGTTACAATTTGTCACAAGTATGTCGACACAAACACTAACTAATTTTCGAGTCGAGCCTACTCTTTTTCAAAGAAGTCATATCTACTCCCCAAACTGAAATCTTGATATAAGCTTGATCCGATATCTTGTCGAGGTTGTCAAAATCAAGTGAAGCAAATTGGCACACCCGGTGGGACTCTGGTAGGGGAGGCAAACAGGCTAGCTCGTCCCACCCCACcaaaagcccgccccgccccgcctaatggCGGGTTGGAGGGCTAAGCCcgccaattcttttttttaattaatttttttattaataaactattaaatattaaacaatatatataacatcacaactatttcaataaatttataattaatttctaaagacataaaaaaattacaatttctaaattcacaaacattaaagtctttctaattctaaatatgtaataaatataatcatcaaccaatttttttgaaacaaaataataaaactaaaattgtaaaaaaataaaacaaaaattgtccaaaatatataaataaacatCTTCAAGActctaatcaatcaaacatagaACATAATCCAAATTATAacttagaacatcttcaattatcatcttcaattacaaaaaaataacggGCCTGCCGGAGAAGCCCGTCCTGCCCTGCTGAAAGCCGCCAAAGCCTGTGGATTAGGCAGTGCGGGTTAGACAGGCTTTTCAATTATtaaggttttaaatttttaacccgGTCCGCCTTTTTTGGTGAGTTACGCGGGCCAACCTGATGGGTTTTGGCCTGTTTGCCACCTTTAGACTCTAGGTTAAGTAACGTGTCAAATTTTGCATGCAATTATGCAATAGCAAATTAAAAATGTCTGATAGAGCCTTTACTTTAACGAATATGTCAAATAATGAAAATGGTGAAAACACAAGAGGTTCAGAGTAGAGGTTGCCCATCAAATCGGAGGACCCTGTGATCACAAAGGAAATTCCTTCAACTGTGCCCAGTACATGACCTCCATATGGATTGCCTCCAAATTACTCTGCACCaatagaaaatcctaacatgggATTTATGGGAGGTACGACCAATACAAGGAATAATCTCTTGTATAACTTGATACCTCCTGCAGGTTACACTCTAGTGGCTATATCGACTCACTATAATCCTAATGTGAAAAATTATAATGCTTGTCAATATTTGTTGAGCAATCCCCCATATTTAGTGTCAATGCCTATGTCCTTGCAACCTAACGTGGTAATGCCAAATGTTGGTTTGACACAAGGTACATGGGCGATCCCAGTAAAGTTTCCAGCTAGTAGAGGATGTGCCTTCATATTTTTAGAAATGTCGAGGCAAGTTCCTGTCAGAATAATGTCTCCTAACACGGTTAAGTCCTTGCCTGTGTTTAGAAAATAAATTGAGGATAACCATCACGACTTAGTCAATATGCTTACACAGCAGATGGCtacaattttaaatcttgtaatggaaaataataatataagaatAGAGCATATAGCTCGACGTGTCAATGATATTGCAGGAGTAATCAATTAATCGTTTTTACCATCAATAGGTGGAATGCTTATTAATAATCCTCTGTAATGTTAAATAGAGGAGAtgatttaaatagaattttaaatgAAGCAAGAGTAAACAATGCTGCTCAAGCCTATGGTCAAAATATAACTATGAATAGAGCAAGGTTAAATATAGGGGTAACAAATCAACCTTATTTTATATCTTCATTTTCAGATTATGTTTTGCAAGCTAAACTCCCTAAGGGAGTCAAAACTCCCAAATCACTCACTAAATTTGCAGGGGAAAGCGAAGAATCGATGGTCGAGTATAAAGCTCGACATATAGTCGAGATAGGTGAGCTAGCTAACAATGAGTATTTGAAAATGAGATACTTACCTCTTCTCTAACAAAAAATGTCTTCACTTGATTTTCAAACTTGCAACCTAACTTGATCCATAGTTGAACTCAATTAGGGAGAAGTTTTCATGTTCAATTCTTTAGAGGCGAAATGAAAGTAACTTTATCTGATTTATTCACAGTAAAGAGAGAAAAATGGAGTCGATCAACGACTACTTGATACGATTCAATAATATGAAAAACAAATATTTCACTCCTATTCCTGAACCTGAAGTAGTCAAGATGGCCATAAATAGtctcaaatttaatatttaaaaaaattagtaaatcaaCAATTTTTAGACTTGTCTCAGCCAGCTGATAAAGTAcaataaattgaaaaattaaataaaaaaagaggaaTTTGAGTCAAGTGAAAGAAAACCTTTCTTTAATAAGAAGGTGAATTATGTCAATTGTATGAGCGAGGAAGAGTCAAACAATGAATTTGCCTTTGCTGCAAAATTAAAAGATAGACCTCCATATGTGTGTTGATCTCTTAATCCAGCTGCATACAAAACTCCTTTGTCAAGGAAGAAGTTACTCTTTCGATTTCACAAAAGGTGAACAAATTTTTGACATGTTATTAAAGGATAAACAACTTGTACTACCTGAAGGAAAGAGAATGCCATCTGTTtatgaaattagaaataattttttttgtaaatttcatTGAGCCTCTGGATGTTATACTAAAAATTGTGTACGTTTCAGAGACTTGATATAGAAGGCTATTGAAGATGGTCAACTAAAATTTGCAGAGAAACTTGAAATGAAAGTGGACTTCGATCTTTTCCAGGTCACATTAAACTTtgctaaaacaaagaaaataacttTCTCAATTATCATGGCCTCTGTCGAGCCTATGAAAAAAGATGATCAGTTCAAACTCGACATATTCGAAGCAGAAAGACAACAGGAGAGGACTTGTTGAATTTTTTGCTAAggcaaaaggaagaagaagggaacATTGCTATATGCCCTCGATGCTGCGCTTTGTTCGATGCATCAGGTGCCAAGGCTTTCGACTCTTACAAAAAGAGTAAAGAGCAGGTTTATCAAGAAGACATGGGGCAAGCCCAATTAAAGCAGGGGGTAAGAGTTGATACTCTTCTGCTGCTCCTATCAAACAGCAGATGGGTACTATTATCACAATTGATTAGAAATCCCAAGAGATGTCGAATCGAACTAGATTCCCTCCCTCTAGTGTGTCAAATAACAAATGGGCACAAAATAATATTCCGAACTACTCGAAAAATTACATTTTCAACATTCCTAGAGGAGGTTTTGAAAGTTGAGCTGGAAACCAGAAAAGAGGTATTTCTCGACAAGGGGCAAGCAGAAAAGGTGGTGGATAATTGTTCTTTTGAATTTGAATAGATTTGAGACAAAAGACAAAGGCATTAAGCCATAAAAGCATAAAGGCCACATGTTCACTATCAGTCATGGGATCACCCTCGAATCCCATATTGTTCTGAATAAAGCCCGACACAAAAGTCGAGTCAAAATTGATGTCGAAAATATCATCGGGATATTCGGTAGCCCATGACACACATTCTCTGTTGGAGGCTATGCCAGTTAAAACAGAAACCTCCATCAAAGTTGGTCCCATCATTCCATAAGGAAAATGGAAGTTATTGATAGCAGAGTACCAAAAGTATAAACTAGCTCGTAAGACGGGTGTAGTATAAGAGAGGTTGAAGGTAGCTAGTTTTAGAGCATAAACAATCCCTAGTGATTTCCATGTAGTTTTATAGGTCGGGGCCAACCTTGACATCTAAGTCGAAATAAGAGAACTAAATTCCTTTGGAGAGGCAGTCCTAAAGACCCGACTAGCGAAATAATAAGCCCTAATATTTTTGCAAAAAGTTAGATGTAAATGCTCAGGGAGAGATGGAAAGAAAGAAGAGATAGACTCAACTTGTTCTTGAGTAGAAAAAGGCCCTAAAAATGAATACAAATGGCTAGTAACCTTGAAGGGAAGTAGTTTCAATGTTTGAATGGGGGCTCTCAAGCTCCCATCTTCGTTGTAAAATTGTGTCACATCAGCCATTAAGGGAGGAGGAGGGATGATTTGAACATTATCGTCTTCTTCACCATGTAGGGAGGTAGTTGGGTAGTTGGTGCCACACCAGATGCAGAGGTTGTCGCAGTAGTTGTAATGgccggaaaagaagaagaagcggaaGCCATGGTTGTAAGAGTAATGGTGGAAGCAATAGTAGCGGCAACGATTGCAGAAATAGAAGAGGTGATAATAATAGAAGGTGAAGCAGATTGCTAATGAGTTGATTGTAAATCCATAAGAATGGAAATGGCTGAAAGagattttgaagaagaagacaattgCTATTAAAGAAATGAGAAGTAAATGGTGGAGATGGTGAAAATGATGAGGTAATAGTACCTTTTTTTGAAGGGAGATGGTTAGTTTTTTAACTTCAAAGCCCATTAAAAGTCTAGGAAAGACGTTACACATTCTCCGAAAAAATGCACGAACCATTTCAAAAACTGTATAACTATctttttaaattgtgaaatttaaatttggcttatgactaGCACGTGATTAATAAACTTATTATTTCAATTCCTAAATGATAAGTTTTGAGGAAAAAATTATTAGTACGAATTTTAACCTGTTAGAAAATTTGACTAGGATGTTTACCGACTAATATGTATTAAGTCAAAAAGATCCGGGACGAAATCAGTTGACCACACATGGTCGAAATGTCAACAGAGTAAGGACTCAACATGAGAAAACAAAACTCTGATTATGCGGAGAGTCAAGCGTGGAGAATGATCGGAGTCGAAGCTAGAGCaattctaataaattaatagcATGATGCAGAACGTGAGAATTTgttagaacaagtagcagattATGCAAGAGCGTCGAAGTCAAAAGATTTTCAACAAGTGAAAAACAGGCCGAAAAGCAATTACTATTTTTTTCGAACAATAAGACTTTTGTTTTACGCTCAAGCTGAGTCGAGAATAGGGATGTAGATTTTGAGGAGCAAACTAAAGAGAGAATGTGGGACTTAGAGATCAAGGTAAGAGAAGAAATGGGATGACAAACTTGGATGTCAAGATTCTTCATGGTCAAGACAAGGTTGTGACctgagaaaaaggaagaaactaGATCGTGGGAAGAGGAAAATCTGCAAGCCTATCCTCATGGTAGGAGAAGTTCAGAAGGAATAGGGGACTTCAATCTGAATACTTTATCATCACACCAAACTCTATAAAATTCCTAATCATACTGATGCAACAAAAGTCAATAGAGTGCAAGTGCATGTGAGTGTTTGAAGTccacttttaatttaatttattttttgttttcttgtattttcttttcttctattctttttgttcttttttttctattaatttatttatattttacttttctttgagtattttttctttctctcttcaagtatttactttcttttaaattttaattttattctgctatttaattaaagctttcatttattttatatatttacttTATTTGTTACAATTTACCATAAGTATTTCGacacaaatattaaataattttcgaaTCAAATCTACTCTTTTTTAAGAGAATTGTATCTATTTTTTGAACTGAGATATTGATACAAGCTTGATCCAACACTATGTCgagattttcaaaaatcaagTGAATCAGCGAGAAACTCCAAGCTTTTCCTGGGCCCAACCGGATGCTTATAATAGTGGGCTTCAGGTTTTAGTTTCTGATGAAAAGGATTAATActataaacaaacaatcaaaaaCTTGGTATGAACTCTTGGACCGATGTTTCTTGGAATGTCCAAACCCACGCATTTCTCGCAACTAGCCTCTACTGCAGTCTAGTGTTGTGGCAAACGAAAATGATTCTGTTTATCGAGTGTTTGACCCAAAAGAAAACTGATTTTCGAAAACATGAACATGAAATTGGTTCTTATTGGCTTGTTGTGTCTGGTCCTCTTAATAGGTTGACTAATCATTAGAAAGGCAGATGGACATTTAAGATTGAATTAAGAAGTGTGAGTGATGCAGGGCGAATGAGTTATGATGTTATGAAGAATAAGAATGTTTAAGAGGAGTCGTGAGGTTAACCTGGAAGGATTGTATTCTGAAATTGAAGATGAGTATTCCATTTGCATGTGTGTGGGGCACATAACACGTGATGCTCCAATTGCCTCAGTAGTAGAAGAAGGAGGAGCAATAGCCTTTCTAACTTATCTGGATCagtttgttaaaaaatatataaaatggaATAATGGGCTTCTATCATATCCTTGAACTGTTAGCTTATATGTCTTTGTGGTCCTTCAATTCAAATATGATCCCTAAATCCCTTTATTTTGGAAATAAGGTGTAAAATAGTATTAACTAACAATAATTTGATAGGTGAATTGATGATATGGTATTTTTGTTCACCGGAAGGGTGACATTCACAGCACAACACGATGAAAGCAAAGCACCAAATTCAAAACCTAACAACGAACCCCACAGAAACAGAACTCTCAGCCTAACTATAACCTAACCATGCCCCTCaaatctttttttctctctttttctaacATTATTCCaaattattattactataataCTATTATCTTGCTTGCGGGTCCTATAAGTTCTTTCTTAGCTTTGTGATTCATGTGACGTAaaagaaaaagggtataaatcAGAATAAGAAATGGGCAAGCCTTCCGAAGATTTTTCTAATTGATGTGGTGATCACTTGTTAGATGTATGTTAAGCACATGAACCATCCAAGAGTCAATATCACAACATTAGAGTGAAGTTGCATTGCCACCCATCTTGCTTTCAAGACTCATGCAATCCTTACTTGTACTCTCTTTGGATAGGAtttggataattaaatttaaactcATGTACATCAAATTGTGATAGACACATCACAGATATATGACTCCCTTAGTTTCCGAGAACAGTATACGAGAATACACTGAGAATAAGACATAAAGAATAGAGATacaaaattattttgtgtttttgtattttatatagtgataaattaaaataaattatgaaaatttaatttatttttattttttttatacaaaaaatttgaaataaaaaatataataataaaaaatataattataaaaaattaaaaaaaataataaaaaaaataaaaaataaattatatcctTTATTAGTGTTTCTATATCCTTTTTATCAGAATAGACATAAAAAATACTAATTCAATCTGAACACATTATCTCAATTTATATTTTCTCTATCAAACACAATTTTCTGTGTTAGCCGTAAACAAATACAACCCAATAGACATACACCTGGCGCAACAAGATGATGGATTAGAAATCTATGGCATTATTGCTCATTTCATGGTATGAATAAATAGATTCGTTTATATATATTTGGGGCATTATCCATCACCTTTTATTATGATTCCATACAATGGATTCCAGTAAAAAGAAGACATTTAGGCATGTGCAATGTGCTATATTAGCGACTAGTTTCCCGAAAATATTTGACTAGGAAGGAGGGCTTCCTATAGTAACCAAGCAATGTTTAGGTGAGTGTGGCCCACTGTCCACGTGATCATAACACACATCAGCCGTACACGTGGCGCCCATAATAAGTTTGGAAAAACATACTTGTTCAGTCCACTAATGCTGGACGAGATTCGGCAACCCAACATCGGACAAGTCTAATCGAAATTTTAGGGAGTTTACACTGTCCAATAAATCGTTTTTCCCACCTCATTGAACCATTAATAACAGGATTAAATAATGAAACAACCAATTATCCAAAAGAAATCCGCAACCAGccattagcttaattattttcgCACGTTTTTCGGATGTGAACATTTGCTATTATGGACCCCATCGATTTTCTTTCCAATAAGGTTTGTTCGTTCAAGTGCTTTTCTATGCTGTCGTGTCGTGTTTTTGATTTAACATTTAAGAAATTAACAATATACTAGAAATTAGCTATTGATTTTTGGTTTTACAGTGTGTGTTAGTATTCTTGATTTATCCATGTTTAACTGATTAACCGGGGATGCCCAATTTGGTCTGTACAGATTGAAATTTTATCTAAAGATTTCCATTTCACCGTAGAGTCAGAGTCAGATCCAgatcttttttctattttcttttgggtctctgtaatatatatatttctctcaatctctctctctctcttcatagTAACTCTACCACTTTTTCACCCAAGTCCCGATTCTCATTCTCTCCCCCATGGGCATCAACACGAACCATTGAGCTTCCCTCATTACAAATCCCGGATTCTCCCAATCAGGGTTTATCTTCCTGAACCAAAAAGTTTCTAACTTTTTGCAGGATTTGGCTCGATTGTTTCGGTTTGTGCGATGGGCAAGATTGCAGTGGGAGCTACAGTCGTGTGCACGGCTGCCCTTTGTGCGGCGGCGGTGTTGGTAGTGCGCCACCGGATGAAGAGCAACGGGAAGTGGGGTCGCGCTGTGGCCATACTGAAGGAGTTTGGGGAAAAGTGTGAGACCCCAGATTGGAAGCTGAGGCAGGTGGCTGATGCCATGGATGTTGAGATGCACGCTGGTCTCGCATCTGAAGGTGGCAGCAAGCTTAAGATGTTGATCAGCTATGTCGATAATCTCCCATCTGGGTACGTAGATTTTTCGAATTtggattttgatttgatcaatttTTTATCTTCTCTGATTGAAATTAGTGACATATAGTTGTCTGAAACAATCAAAGGCCAAGCTTTGTCTTACATTTCAGGAGTGTCTCTTTTCCCTTCTCCCTGCAATATTGacttttttctagtatttttgcTATTTTATAGAGTAATGGCTAACTTAGTTCATTCGTAGTTGTCTTGTTTATACTTCTTTTATTTGCCATTCTCAATTTGATTGCTGTCTATAATTTGGTTATTATATCTACTGCCTTCGTTTTTATCACATTCTAGTATTGACATAGAATTTTATTCGTCTATTTCTATCTTTCTATGTAGTATGATTTTTAAAAGAGGACATGAATAGAACTTATTGTTTATTGTGAGTTTTAGAATGATACTTTCTTCTAGCACGTCATATTTTGCTTGATTAAAAGGGAAAGTATTTAGCAAAACAAACAGTCATGGTAATAACATTATGGTTAAGAATCCTTGGATGATAAGAATTCACTCCTAAAGCACTTTATTGGCTATATGGTGTTTTGAAGAACCAAATCTcagggcaaaatgaagaaatataATGTTTGAATGATTGTAAAACTCTTTCAGTTGATGTAAAAAATACAAGTTTTCTGGAAACATGAACTTTCCCATTATTTACAGGGATGAGGCAGGGCTCTTTTATGCTCTGGACCTTGGTGGCACAAACTTTCGTGTCCTTCGTGTACATTTAGGTGGAAAAGAGAAAGGTGTCATCAACCAAGAGTTTGAAGAAGTTTCAATTCCTCCTCATTTGATGATTGGTTCTTCTGAAGTAAGTGTGTTATGGGAAACATCTATCTATTGAGATTCTTTTTTCCTGCAACCTCTGATATATTTTCATTATGTCATTACAGGGACTGTTTGATTTTATAGCATCTGCTCTTGCAAAGTTTGTTAATTCAGAACCTGAAGAATTTCATCCTCCCCCTGGTAGACAACGAGAACTGGGCTTTACATTCTCATTCCCTGTGAGGCAAACATCAATTGCATCTGGGACTCTAATAAAGTGGACTAAGGGTTTCAATATTGAAGATGTGGTAATTATTCTTACCTTGATTATGATATATTTaactttattgtaattctttCTTGCCATCATTTATGGTGCATTTGCAGAGTCTTCCATACATCTTTTTCTATTAGACAGACACAACTTTATTCCTTTTTGTTATTGTATTAATGGTTGCAAGTCCAAAATTACAATGCTTGCCTTGACATGCTTTAAATTTGTATTACATGAACTCTTGTGAAAGAGGGGGATATCTTGTACCAATTTCTCTTTTAGTCAGCTGTTCTCTCATTAGCATGTAACCCGATAGTTTTTTCCTTTATGTTCTGATTTGTAGGTTGGGGAAGATGTCGTGGGAGAACTAACCAAGTCGATGCAAAAAATTGGCTTGGATATGCGAGTTTCAGCTCTAGTCAGTACCACTAACCTCTCTTCAggattgattaataatttttaatatatggaCTTGAGAATGATGGTTTCAAGTTTGCGTTTGATAGAAAGTTTGGACTAATAAGGCTGTACACCAGACTAACTCGGTGATTTTGCATTAGGTTAATGATACCATTGGAACACTAGCTGGAGGCAGATTCTACAATCAGGATGTCATT
This genomic window contains:
- the LOC112790181 gene encoding uncharacterized protein, producing MSLSLIQGYSSAEEDDHPHFHDSSSDDDAAAHHDVVTVKPSAASHPSLGNRSIFDRPQPSSAYGLPSTFDAFSEVAGPPQFLNNSEEYNPVKDAEPQQGRYGSRRNRKDKKDLPTGAVVEAKPQLVGIHERVRSDNGSQPSTSVLSSTPEEGKRMPTATNPNTEFWARSLLLSMSFRMRARVKLTSTSSPA